The Silurus meridionalis isolate SWU-2019-XX chromosome 16, ASM1480568v1, whole genome shotgun sequence genome has a segment encoding these proteins:
- the casp9 gene encoding caspase-9 isoform X2, whose amino-acid sequence MDRRHKEILRRKRVELVLNLDPADVYDGLLSRGIFTNDMIDEIKSSGQRRDQARQLVKDLETRGSRAFPAFLECLHETGQHGLAELLETGDSAPVPVPLPVQPTVIPLSVQNRVDLKLPEIRVAPEKLIPLKPTPLPIAPNKNETEISRTSRTRKDSIQSYKMEASPSGICLLINNVEFDSASELKNRKGSDIDSEKLEQRFRALNFSVIVKRNLKYKQIRHELSVLAKMDHSEYDCCVVIILSHGTEASHNRFPGAVHGVDGPSVPVQIITNYLNGQNCPSLQGKPKLFFIQACGGGEKDTGFEVSPDEVQCTEVRLDEQVDAIPTSSSSDSLSMSDEPDARTTLPTPSDILVSYSTFPGYVSWRDTNKGSWYVETLDSILETNAATDDLATMLIMVNNEVSQISAKGLYKQMPGSFNFLRKLFYFHTLKT is encoded by the exons AGCTCTGGACAAAGACGTGATCAAGCCAGGCAGCTGGTGAAGGATCTAGAGACACGAGGAAGTCGGGCTTTTCCAGCCTTTCTGGAGTGTCTTCATGAAACTGGACAACACGGACTAGCTGAGCTGCTGGAGACTGGAGATTCTGCTCCTGTGCCTGTTCCTCTCCCCGTGCAGCCGACTGTAATCCCCCTCTCTGTCC AGAATCGTGTAGATTTAAAATTGCCAGAAATACGTGTTGCTCCGGAGAAGCTGATTCCACTGAAACCGACGCCGCTGCCTATCGCTC ctaataaaaatgaaactgaaatatcTAGAACATCAAGGACCAGGAAAGATAGCATACAg AGCTATAAGATGGAAGCCAGTCCATCTGGGATCTGTTTGCTCATCAACAACGTGGAATTTGACTCTGCCTCAGAGCTAAAGAACCGCAAGGGGTCTGACATCGACAGCGAAAAGCTGGAGCAACGATTCAGAGCGCTCAACTTTAGTGTAATTGTTAAAaggaatttaaaatataaa CAAATACGCCATGAGCTGTCCGTGCTAGCTAAAATGGATCATTCTGAGTATGACTGCTGTGTGGTTATCATCTTATCACATGGCACTGAG GCCAGTCACAATCGCTTTCCTGGAGCAGTCCATGGTGTGGATGGTCCCTCTGTCCCAGTACAGATCATCACTAACTACCTCAATGGGCAGAACTGTCCCTCTCTGCAGGGCAAACCCAAACTCTTCTTCATCCAGGCTTGTGGAGGAG GTGAGAAAGACACAGGCTTTGAAGTCTCTCCTGATGAGGTCCAGTGCACAGAAGTAAGACTTGATGAGCAGGTAGATGCCATCCCCACATCCTCTAGCAGTGACTCACTAAGCATGTCTGATGAGCCAGACGCTCGGACCACCCTTCCCACACCCAGCGACATCCTGGTGTCCTACTCAACCTTtccag GATACGTATCTTGGAGGGACACAAACAAAGGCTCGTGGTATGTGGAGACTCTGGATAGCATCCTGGAGACGAATGCTGCCACCGATGACCTTGCCACCATGTTAATAATG GTGAATAACGAGGTCTCTCAAATATCCGCCAAAGGCCTGTACAAACAGATGCCTGGATCTTTCAACTTTCTTCGGAAGCTGTTCTACTTTCACACGCTGAAGACTTAA
- the casp9 gene encoding caspase-9 isoform X1, with translation MDRRHKEILRRKRVELVLNLDPADVYDGLLSRGIFTNDMIDEIKSSGQRRDQARQLVKDLETRGSRAFPAFLECLHETGQHGLAELLETGDSAPVPVPLPVQPTVIPLSVPENRVDLKLPEIRVAPEKLIPLKPTPLPIAPNKNETEISRTSRTRKDSIQSYKMEASPSGICLLINNVEFDSASELKNRKGSDIDSEKLEQRFRALNFSVIVKRNLKYKQIRHELSVLAKMDHSEYDCCVVIILSHGTEASHNRFPGAVHGVDGPSVPVQIITNYLNGQNCPSLQGKPKLFFIQACGGGEKDTGFEVSPDEVQCTEVRLDEQVDAIPTSSSSDSLSMSDEPDARTTLPTPSDILVSYSTFPGYVSWRDTNKGSWYVETLDSILETNAATDDLATMLIMVNNEVSQISAKGLYKQMPGSFNFLRKLFYFHTLKT, from the exons AGCTCTGGACAAAGACGTGATCAAGCCAGGCAGCTGGTGAAGGATCTAGAGACACGAGGAAGTCGGGCTTTTCCAGCCTTTCTGGAGTGTCTTCATGAAACTGGACAACACGGACTAGCTGAGCTGCTGGAGACTGGAGATTCTGCTCCTGTGCCTGTTCCTCTCCCCGTGCAGCCGACTGTAATCCCCCTCTCTGTCC CAGAGAATCGTGTAGATTTAAAATTGCCAGAAATACGTGTTGCTCCGGAGAAGCTGATTCCACTGAAACCGACGCCGCTGCCTATCGCTC ctaataaaaatgaaactgaaatatcTAGAACATCAAGGACCAGGAAAGATAGCATACAg AGCTATAAGATGGAAGCCAGTCCATCTGGGATCTGTTTGCTCATCAACAACGTGGAATTTGACTCTGCCTCAGAGCTAAAGAACCGCAAGGGGTCTGACATCGACAGCGAAAAGCTGGAGCAACGATTCAGAGCGCTCAACTTTAGTGTAATTGTTAAAaggaatttaaaatataaa CAAATACGCCATGAGCTGTCCGTGCTAGCTAAAATGGATCATTCTGAGTATGACTGCTGTGTGGTTATCATCTTATCACATGGCACTGAG GCCAGTCACAATCGCTTTCCTGGAGCAGTCCATGGTGTGGATGGTCCCTCTGTCCCAGTACAGATCATCACTAACTACCTCAATGGGCAGAACTGTCCCTCTCTGCAGGGCAAACCCAAACTCTTCTTCATCCAGGCTTGTGGAGGAG GTGAGAAAGACACAGGCTTTGAAGTCTCTCCTGATGAGGTCCAGTGCACAGAAGTAAGACTTGATGAGCAGGTAGATGCCATCCCCACATCCTCTAGCAGTGACTCACTAAGCATGTCTGATGAGCCAGACGCTCGGACCACCCTTCCCACACCCAGCGACATCCTGGTGTCCTACTCAACCTTtccag GATACGTATCTTGGAGGGACACAAACAAAGGCTCGTGGTATGTGGAGACTCTGGATAGCATCCTGGAGACGAATGCTGCCACCGATGACCTTGCCACCATGTTAATAATG GTGAATAACGAGGTCTCTCAAATATCCGCCAAAGGCCTGTACAAACAGATGCCTGGATCTTTCAACTTTCTTCGGAAGCTGTTCTACTTTCACACGCTGAAGACTTAA